The Papaver somniferum cultivar HN1 unplaced genomic scaffold, ASM357369v1 unplaced-scaffold_107, whole genome shotgun sequence genome includes a region encoding these proteins:
- the LOC113327985 gene encoding BTB/POZ domain-containing protein At2g24240-like, producing the protein MGIQTDKVRFNVGGKIFETTATTLANAGRNSMFGAMFDDQWKLRPGEVNEEYFIDPDPKCFSVLLNLLRTVKLHVPLNMPEKFVYEEALYYGLLENVKAAKWGRFDGNKLELKSSVKGPPPHDCTAIRASPDGGCAVAHGSIVDVYNWILEEQQPLNLNSGKVNDIAWVDSENIVVTANQKLGDGYGGMGLFSSSTGDLKHRYKVKTNTVGALCFNSGSKIFACYGGTGSEDGIGVWDQVTGKKIDYFNARIGWPLGSADKIQWLNGSNCLLVSVLFQRSDQRHISLLDFRDGRMVWSWSRQFNRTEQVIYDAIAMKENNLFAWLMNMTIWVSWIGEVPVVALDGTLEIKKTETMYDLIIIIIIIIRLLINSLKYPIPNQPPHLSKDARITANTPIVKLCKGNHFQFSLCQQKLKVLLGLV; encoded by the coding sequence ATGGGAATTCAAACTGACAAGGTGAGGTTCAATGTTGGAGGTAAAATCTTTGAAACAACTGCAACAACACTTGCAAACGCAGGCAGAAATTCCATGTTTGGAGCTATGTTTGATGATCAGTGGAAACTTCGGCCAGGAGAAGTTAATGAAGAATACTTCATCGATCCAGATCCCAAATGTTTCTCTGTTCTTCTTAATCTTTTAAGAACAGTTAAGCTTCATGTTCCTCTTAACATGCCTGAAAAATTTGTTTACGAGGAAGCTCTCTATTATGGTCTTCTTGAGAACGTCAAAGCTGCAAAGTGGGGCAGATTCGATGGTAACAAGTTAGAATTAAAGAGTTCCGTTAAGGGTCCTCCTCCACACGATTGTACTGCAATAAGGGCTAGTCCTGATGGAGGTTGTGCTGTTGCTCATGGTAGCATTGTTGATGTCTACAACTGGATTCTCGAAGAACAACAACCATTAAATCTTAATTCTGGAAAAGTCAATGATATTGCGTGGGTTGATTCAGAGAATATTGTGGTTACTGCGAACCAAAAATTAGGGGACGGATATGGAGGAATGGGTCTTTTCAGTTCGTCAACAGGTGATCTAAAGCATAGGTATAAGGTTAAGACCAACACTGTTGGAGCTTTATGTTTTAACTCTGGTAGTAAGATATTTGCATGCTATGGAGGAACAGGCTCGGAAGATGGCATTGGAGTTTGGGATCAAGTAACTGGAAAAAAGATTGATTATTTTAATGCACGTATTGGTTGGCCTCTTGGTAGTGCTGATAAGATTCAGTGGCTAAATGGTAGTAATTGTTTACTGGTTTCCGTTTTGTTCCAAAGGAGCGATCAAAGGCATATTAGTCTTTTAGATTTTAGAGATGGACGTATGGTTTGGTCTTGGTCCAGGCAATTCAATCGCACAGAACAAGTTATTTATGATGCAATTGCAATgaaagaaaataatctatttgcGTGGTTGATGAATATGACAATTTGGGTTTCATGGATTGGAGAAGTACCAGTGGTAGCATTAGATGGAACCTTGGAAATAAAGAAGACCGAAACCATGTAtgaccttattattattattattattattatacgtCTATTAATAAATTCTCTTAAGTATCCGATTCCGAATCAACCACCCCATTTATCAAAGGATGCCAGGATAACAGCCAACACACCTATAGTAAAACTCTGTAAGGGTAATCACTTTCAATTTTCTTTATGTCAACAGAAACTAAAAGTATTGCTAGGATTAGTTTGA